From the Lampris incognitus isolate fLamInc1 chromosome 10, fLamInc1.hap2, whole genome shotgun sequence genome, one window contains:
- the LOC130119288 gene encoding uncharacterized protein LOC130119288 has product MLRNHLCLTVVFFLLTSSSLADPTVRLVNGSSGCSGRVEVYHSNQWGTVCDDNWSMADAEVVCRQLGCGSAAKIKKRAAFGPGIGQIWMDDVGCSGSECSLMECSHEGFGKHNCVHKEDAGVVCSDHRSLPTPSLSSSHTALSPGDELSLTCYYSSQLCDQIHINFYQDESPRGNQISGFGMTNATFTVSNIESSHQGSYTCHLSTQQIISPYSSPVNITVVSPQQPNISLTTLNKGPVWGTQGPEVTAGHDFIISCSVSPWYPGGFFYLSFSGSNNTVVQSAVSHSASFYFPVAEYRQQGDYSCVYQVNVSTRTFTSKASEMLTVTVRASLLPRRVIGVVGGLLLLLVLLIVSFLIMRRRRHREVEVKTSGTNRVRNTYHLTPPPKKANSDRDYENAENFTWNQENNDDNNDYENYGDLAAVGNVHTRGVEKNNRAICPNTETYPDHNTADHNPGGSSGGEWRDEDGGKDDLCWSDFSNSQSEADSAEEEEEEIYVNYAM; this is encoded by the exons ATGTTGAGAAACCACCTCTGTTTGACCGTGG TCTTCTTTCTCCTGACCTCATCCTCACTCGCAG ATCCTACAGTGAGGCTTGTAAATGGAAGCAGTGGATGCAGCGGTAGGGTGGAGGTCTACCACTCCAACCAGTGGGGAACAGTGTGTGATGACAACTGGAGCATGGCTGATGCGGAGGTGGTGTGCAGACAGCTGGGTTGTGGAAGTGCTGCAAAAATAAAGAAACGGGCTGCTTTTGGACCGGGAATAGGCCAGATCTGGATGGATGATGTTGGATGTTCTGGTAGTGAGTGTTCTCTCATGGAGTGCTCACATGAAGGATTTGGAAAGCATAACTGCGTCCACAAAGAAGATGCTGGTGTTGTCTGCTCAG ATCACAGATCTCTTCCCACTCCCAGTCTGTCTTCGTCCCACACAGCGCTCTCACCAGGTGATGAGCTGAGCCTCACCTGCTACTATTCCTCCCAGCTCTGTGATCAGATTCATATCAACTTCTACCAGGATGAATCTCCAAGAGGGAACCAGATCTCGGGGTTTGGTATGACCAATGCGACATTCACAGTGTCCAACATTGAGTCCTCTCACCAGGGCAGTTACACCTGCCACCTCTCCACCCAGCAAATCATCAGCCCCTACAGCAGCCCAGTCAACATCACTGTCG TGAGCCCGCAGCAGCCCAACATCTCCCTGACCACCTTGAACAAAGGGCCGGTCTGGGGTACCCAGGGCCCAGAGGTCACAGCAGGTCACgacttcatcatcagctgctcagTTTCTCCTTGGTATCCAGGAGGCTTCTTCTACCTCTCCTTCTCCGGCTCCAACAACACTGTTGTCCAGTCAGCTGTCAGTCACTCAGCCTCGTTTTACTTCCCTGTGGCAGAGTATCGACAGCAGGGCGACTACAGCTGCGTCTACCAAGTCAACGTCTCTACTCGCACCTTCACCTCCAAAGCCTCAGAGATGCTGACTGTCACAGTCAGAG CTTCTCTCCTTCCACGGCGGGTTATCGGGGTGGTCGGTGGCCTCTTGCTCCTGCTTGTCTTGCTGATTGTCTCCTTTCTGAtcatgaggaggaggagacacCGAGAGGTGGAAGTGAAGACCAGCGGTACAAACC GTGTGCGGAACACATACCATCTAACGCCGCCTCCCAAGAAGGCAAACAGCGATCGGGACTACGAGAATGCGGAGAACTTCACCTGGAACCAAGAGAACAATGATGACAACAACGACTACGAGAACTATGG AGACCTTGCAGCAGTGGGCAACGTGCATACGCGTGGAGTGGAGAAAAACAACCGTGCTATCTGTCCTAACACAGAAACCTACCCAGACCACAACACTGCCGACCATAACCCAGGGGGCAGCAGCGGGGGGGAGTGGAGAGATGAAGATGGCGGCAAAGATGATCTGTGTTGGAGTGATTTTTCCAATAGCCAAAGCGAGGCTGACAGtgccgaggaagaggaggaggaaatcTATGTAAATTACGCAATGTAA